TAATGACCGTACCTAAAGATGGTTATGCTACCAAATGGGGAATGATATATGTACAAGCAAGTACTGAACAAAGTGGAAATGATGTAGACAAACAATTGGCTACAGGAATTAGAGTCACTCCTAGAATTGCTGTATTAGTGAGTCAATCTCCAAAAACCAATCAAAATTATAAAGGGAAAATCTATAACCTTAAAGAAGTTACCTCTCAAAAAGACTCTGTTAAAACGTTCCATGTTGTCGTTGAGAATATTGGAGATAAAATCTTCGAAGGGAGCGTACAATTATTACTTGCTGATATGACTACAGCGCAAGAGACCAAATATAAACCGAAAAAGAATAGAGTCTTTCCTGGAGAAAAAAGAACTTTTGAGCTAACGCTTCCTAATAATATTACACCTGGTAAATATGTACTTGCTGCAATTCTAAACTACGGTCATGGAAAAGCTCTAGAAGGAACACAATTATTAGTTGAAATAAAATAACTTTATGAGACCCCTATTCTATTTGGTATTGCTTTTATGGACTCCACAACTAATGGGACAAGACACCATTAGAACTTATTACAATGATTCTATTAAAACGGTGAAAGAAATCTATCTTGTAAATACCAATGGAGACAAGGAGGGTTTGTATCAAATATTTCACCCCAATCAAACCTTATGGCAAATTGGTCATTATAAAAACAATCAATTAGAAGGAGAATGGTTAGATTACTATACTACAGGACAATTAAAGCAAAAGTTATTTTTTATTGCAGGTAAGTTAGAGGGAAAATCAACCACTTATTACCCTTATGGTGAAACCTACCAAATCATGAATTACAAAAATGACATCCTCCATGGAGAATTGATCATTTACCATGAAAATGGTCAACTTAAAGAAGTTTCTAACTATATAAATGGTAGTCCTCATGGTCCTTTCAAAGGCTACTACCAAAATGGTAAACTGAGGTACCAAACAACAATGGTTAATGGTTTAGCAAGTGGTAATTGGACTGCTTATTTTGACAATGGTTACATTCAGGAAAAAGGCTATAAGAACAGAGGCATCTTTCAGGGTGAGTTTATTGGTTACTACAAAGATTACGAAGGTATTATTCAAAAAAAATGCCACTACAACAACGGTTTATTAGATGGAGATTTTAAGGGCTTTTACCCTTCAGGAAACCTTATGAATAAGTATTTTTATAAAAAAAATAAAATAGAAGGAGAATACCAAGAATTTTTTGACTCAACGAAAAGTTTAATATTTATTCAAGGAAACTATATCAATGATAAAAAAGAAGGGGTTTGGACAACATACTATGCCAACCAACAAATATATTATACGGGTATTTATACCAATTCGATAAAAGAAGGTGAATGGAAAGTGTTTTATGATTCAGGAAATCAAAAACAAATTGGAACCTATAAAAACGGTGTAGAAATTGGAAAATGGAAATTCTATACATTGTTAGGTCAACTCTCTCATACAGGACAATATGAAAACGGTGATCGAACTGGGACATGGAATTATTACTACCCAAGTGGCCAATTAAAAGTTGAGCATAATTACCACAAGGGACTTAGAAACGGAATTGGTACAGCCTACGATGAAAAAGGAATTATTGTTGAGAAGGCACTATATAAAGATGATCAGTTGATTCAGAACTTAATGAACAATTAACTTTTGAAATAAATTCACTTTAAACACGTTAAAAAATAATAATTACATTAAATTTACCTCTAACAATTTAACAGAAACTACTATGAGACGATCTACACTCCTTGTTCCTTATGATTTTACTCCTGTCGCAGAATCTGCTGTAAAAGATGCTATTACAATTGCAAAGCAGACTAGAGCTGATGTTTTACTTTTACATGTAGTTAAAAACACTAAAGACATGCAAGCTGCGAATACTAAGCTTGAAGCTGTAATAAAAACTTTAGATCAAACAGAAGTAGGTGTTAGCCATCGAATTGAAGTCGGTAGTATTTTCGATGATATTGGCAAAGTAGCTGAAGAAGTTAAAGCTTCTGTTATTGTTATGGGAACACATGGAGCAAAAGGTATGCAAAAACTGTTTGGAAGTTTTGCAATTAAGGTTATTACCAGTACCAATGTTCCTTTTATGGTCGTTCAAGAGAAATTAATTAGTAGAGACATCAATAAAATTGTACTACCTGTTACTGCTTCTAAAGAAAGTTTACAGATTTTGAACTCAACAGCTAATTTAGCAAAAGCATTAGGAGCTACTGTCAATGTTGTTTACGAAACTAAAAGTGAAGCAGCCATGCAGAGAAAGATTAAAAACTATGCACAAATAGCACTTCAACAGTTAGCTGAACAAGGAATCAATGATGCTAAAGCTTTTAAATTACAAGGAAAAGGAGCTTATCAAGAACAGATATTAGATTTTAGCAAAAGACATGGAGCTGACTTAATTTCTGTAGCTTATTATACTGAAAAAGTTTTTGCTCAATTCGACACTTTTGCCCAAGACTTAATTACTAATAAAGATCAAATACCAACATTAATTATCAAAACAGTTGATTCAACTGTAGGGTATTTCTAAGGCTTTAATATATAAAATAGAAAAGGGAACTGATTAAAGTTCCCTTTTTTAGTTTGGATCAGAAAACTTTGGATTATTTACAAAGTCTTCATCTGTTAATGTTAATAAGAAAGCTTTTAGATCTAATCGGTCTTGTGGATTTAATTGAACCCCACCTACTCCAATATTTTTCATTAATGGATCCAGTGTTGGTGAATATTGTAACCCTACACTATAATGGTTAATGACATCATCAATGGTTTGAAATCTCCCATCGTGCATATATGGAGCCGTATAAATTAAGTTCCTTAATGATGGAGTTTTAAATTTCCCCTTATCTGCGGGATCTCCTGTTACTGCTTCACGACCTATATCCGTAAAAGTAGCATCTAAACCATTGTTATGATATAAATTATCGGTCCATAAAGGGTTATATGGATCTCCATGACAATGAAAACAATCCCCACCAGATTCATCCATAAAAATATTATACCCACTCAGTTCTGATGGTGTTAGCTGTGCTTCACCTCTTAAATATTTATCAAATTTAGAATTTCCAGAAACAAGCGTTCTCTCGAACTGAGCGATTGCCTTAACAACCATAATAGAATCTATCTGATCAGTTCCAAAAACTTGTTTAAACAGTTTTGGATACTCGGCATCTGCCTGCAATTTTGAAACGACATTAGGCCAGATTTCATGCATTTCTATAGGATTAACAACTGGATCATGTGCTTGCCCTTCAATAGTCGCTGTTCTTCCATCCCAAAAATACTCGTCATTATAATTCCATGCCATATTAAATAAAGGCATTGCATTCCTATTTCCTTGAATACCATCTATCCCTGTACTGAATTGATCAGGGTCTGTGAAAGCATTTTCTTGTTTATGACAACTGGCGCAGTTTTGCGAATTATCTCCTGACAATTTCTTCTCATAAAATAACTTCCGTCCTAGTTCGACTCCTTCTTCTGTTAATGGGTTATCCTCTGGTAAGTTTGGGGCTGGTAAGTATTGGTTTAAGGTATAAGGCACTTCTAATGAATAAGCTGTCGGATTATAAATTTCATATTCGCATGATCCATCATCCTTAACAGCCTCTACATCATAATTCAATGCAGAATCATCAGTACACCCCTTAGGCTTTCTACAACTTGTAAAAACTATTGAAACCCCAACAAGTGCCCATCCTATTTTATAAAATATACGCATTACTCAATTTACAAAAAAAGCCTAGCCTACACAAGAGACTAGGCTTTATAAT
Above is a window of Flavobacteriales bacterium DNA encoding:
- a CDS encoding toxin-antitoxin system YwqK family antitoxin is translated as MRPLFYLVLLLWTPQLMGQDTIRTYYNDSIKTVKEIYLVNTNGDKEGLYQIFHPNQTLWQIGHYKNNQLEGEWLDYYTTGQLKQKLFFIAGKLEGKSTTYYPYGETYQIMNYKNDILHGELIIYHENGQLKEVSNYINGSPHGPFKGYYQNGKLRYQTTMVNGLASGNWTAYFDNGYIQEKGYKNRGIFQGEFIGYYKDYEGIIQKKCHYNNGLLDGDFKGFYPSGNLMNKYFYKKNKIEGEYQEFFDSTKSLIFIQGNYINDKKEGVWTTYYANQQIYYTGIYTNSIKEGEWKVFYDSGNQKQIGTYKNGVEIGKWKFYTLLGQLSHTGQYENGDRTGTWNYYYPSGQLKVEHNYHKGLRNGIGTAYDEKGIIVEKALYKDDQLIQNLMNN
- a CDS encoding universal stress protein encodes the protein MRRSTLLVPYDFTPVAESAVKDAITIAKQTRADVLLLHVVKNTKDMQAANTKLEAVIKTLDQTEVGVSHRIEVGSIFDDIGKVAEEVKASVIVMGTHGAKGMQKLFGSFAIKVITSTNVPFMVVQEKLISRDINKIVLPVTASKESLQILNSTANLAKALGATVNVVYETKSEAAMQRKIKNYAQIALQQLAEQGINDAKAFKLQGKGAYQEQILDFSKRHGADLISVAYYTEKVFAQFDTFAQDLITNKDQIPTLIIKTVDSTVGYF
- a CDS encoding cytochrome-c peroxidase is translated as MRIFYKIGWALVGVSIVFTSCRKPKGCTDDSALNYDVEAVKDDGSCEYEIYNPTAYSLEVPYTLNQYLPAPNLPEDNPLTEEGVELGRKLFYEKKLSGDNSQNCASCHKQENAFTDPDQFSTGIDGIQGNRNAMPLFNMAWNYNDEYFWDGRTATIEGQAHDPVVNPIEMHEIWPNVVSKLQADAEYPKLFKQVFGTDQIDSIMVVKAIAQFERTLVSGNSKFDKYLRGEAQLTPSELSGYNIFMDESGGDCFHCHGDPYNPLWTDNLYHNNGLDATFTDIGREAVTGDPADKGKFKTPSLRNLIYTAPYMHDGRFQTIDDVINHYSVGLQYSPTLDPLMKNIGVGGVQLNPQDRLDLKAFLLTLTDEDFVNNPKFSDPN